One region of Solanum pennellii chromosome 6, SPENNV200 genomic DNA includes:
- the LOC107021350 gene encoding uncharacterized protein LOC107021350 isoform X1, whose translation METRSSTSSSNSNSNGVIVNTEERRIRIENPFTLKVGQVFTGFGIGCGIGIGVGRPLNLGAIPMLNQVMTATRGATDAFSGVGRHVNNSLKKVGAKGIEAGVGCGVGFGHGFGVGLAVKRGVVERIQSYVIQATTKLLMKSGMSPGLSIGQGILPPSLQAGMKTVSEASIQNPLGIANPLEMKVPHSSSPDLTDRNTNSLSSNENDTSRANVGSSDASYISRTEKVISNFLQSPLVKGEDSTTNELSERLGSVNNLVHMVLKHQQAIDELMQENEKLREILVKDLKVSPSKLQTSYSSGSKYPNTECFECRKKQRRRQ comes from the exons ATGGAGACCCGAAGTAGTACAAGTAGCAGCAATAGTAATAGCAATGGCGTGATAGTAAATACAGAAGAAAGGAGAATCAGAATTGAAAATCCCTTTACTTTGAAGGTTGGTCAAGTATTTACTGGCTTTGGCATTGGCTGTGGGATTGGAATCGGTGTTGGCCGCCCTTTAAATCTAG GTGCAATACCTATGCTAAATCAAGTTATGACTGCCACTAGAGGCGCAACGGATGCGTTTTCCGGAGTTGGAAGACATGTTAATAATTCT TTGAAAAAGGTGGGGGCAAAAGGCATTGAAGCCGGCGTCGGATGTGGAGTAGGTTTTGGACATGGTTTTGGAGTCG GCCTTGCTGTGAAGCGCGGAGTGGTGGAGCGGATTCAGTCGTATGTAATT CAAGCCACGACAAAATTATTGATGAAGTCTGGAATGTCTCCCGGCTTATCTATTGGTCAAGGCATCCTTCCACCATCCTTGCAAGCTGGGATGAAAACAGTCAGTGAAGCCTCTATTCAGAACCCACTGGGAATTGCCAATCCACTTGAAATGAAGGTTCCACATAGTTCTTCTCCAGACTTGACAGATAGGAACACAAATTCTCTCTCTTCTAATGAAAATGACACTTCAAGAGCTAATGTCGGCTCTTCAGATGCATCATATATCAGCCGGACAGAGAAGGTTATTAGCAATTTTCTGCAGAGTCCACTAGTGAAAGGCGAAGACAGTACAACAAATGAGCTG TCTGAGCGTTTGGGATCTGTGAACAACCTTGTTCATATG GTGTTGAAACACCAGCAAGCAATTGATGAGCTCATGCAGGAAAATGAAAAGCTACGCGAGATACTGGTGAAAGACTTGAAAGTCTCGCCCAGTAAACTCCAAACCAGCTACTCTAGTGGAAGTAAGTATCCAAATACTGAATGTTTCGAGTGCCGTAAAAAACAAAGGAGAAGACAATGA
- the LOC107021350 gene encoding uncharacterized protein LOC107021350 isoform X2 produces the protein METRSSTSSSNSNSNGVIVNTEERRIRIENPFTLKVGQVFTGFGIGCGIGIGVGRPLNLGAIPMLNQVMTATRGATDAFSGVGRHVNNSLKKVGAKGIEAGVGCGVGFGHGFGVGLAVKRGVVERIQSYVIQATTKLLMKSGMSPGLSIGQGILPPSLQAGMKTVSEASIQNPLGIANPLEMKVPHSSSPDLTDRNTNSLSSNENDTSRANVGSSDASYISRTEKVISNFLQSPLVKGEDSTTNELSERLGSVNNLVHMVLKHQQAIDELMQENEKLREILVKDLKVSPSKLQTSYSSGSPQENSRLHPPKKKS, from the exons ATGGAGACCCGAAGTAGTACAAGTAGCAGCAATAGTAATAGCAATGGCGTGATAGTAAATACAGAAGAAAGGAGAATCAGAATTGAAAATCCCTTTACTTTGAAGGTTGGTCAAGTATTTACTGGCTTTGGCATTGGCTGTGGGATTGGAATCGGTGTTGGCCGCCCTTTAAATCTAG GTGCAATACCTATGCTAAATCAAGTTATGACTGCCACTAGAGGCGCAACGGATGCGTTTTCCGGAGTTGGAAGACATGTTAATAATTCT TTGAAAAAGGTGGGGGCAAAAGGCATTGAAGCCGGCGTCGGATGTGGAGTAGGTTTTGGACATGGTTTTGGAGTCG GCCTTGCTGTGAAGCGCGGAGTGGTGGAGCGGATTCAGTCGTATGTAATT CAAGCCACGACAAAATTATTGATGAAGTCTGGAATGTCTCCCGGCTTATCTATTGGTCAAGGCATCCTTCCACCATCCTTGCAAGCTGGGATGAAAACAGTCAGTGAAGCCTCTATTCAGAACCCACTGGGAATTGCCAATCCACTTGAAATGAAGGTTCCACATAGTTCTTCTCCAGACTTGACAGATAGGAACACAAATTCTCTCTCTTCTAATGAAAATGACACTTCAAGAGCTAATGTCGGCTCTTCAGATGCATCATATATCAGCCGGACAGAGAAGGTTATTAGCAATTTTCTGCAGAGTCCACTAGTGAAAGGCGAAGACAGTACAACAAATGAGCTG TCTGAGCGTTTGGGATCTGTGAACAACCTTGTTCATATG GTGTTGAAACACCAGCAAGCAATTGATGAGCTCATGCAGGAAAATGAAAAGCTACGCGAGATACTGGTGAAAGACTTGAAAGTCTCGCCCAGTAAACTCCAAACCAGCTACTCTAGTGGAA GTCCTCAAGAAAATTCAAGGTTgcaccccccaaaaaaaaagtcGTGA
- the LOC107021757 gene encoding putative glycerol-3-phosphate transporter 4 produces MAENNETMNANPPGILLIRSIRRKDWSLKTYKYVVLLITFIAYTSYHASRKPSSIVKSVLHPHPFLNETVTNPWPIGPLFVKREFLGSIDLGKSKKKGWEPFNGEDGTSKLGEIDVAFLACYSMGMYVAGHLGDSLDLRLFLATGMIGSGIFVGLFGMGYFWNIHAFWFYLVMQMVAGLFQATGWPSVVAVIGNWFGKRKRGLIMGVWNAHTSVGNISGSLMAAAVLEYGWGWSFIVPGAFIFLAGIMVYLLLPAYPEDVGFPCPNQPYVDDPSKNNDEEAQTVKENMAVNAQFNVPRVGSNRTSVGLCDACLIPGVIPFALCLFFSKLVAYTFLYWLPFYLSQTAIGGEYVSVKSAGNLSALFDVGGIVGGILAGHLSDKLDARATTAASFMYAAIPSMLLYRKYGGTSRFMNILLMMIAGLFVNGPYALITTAVSADLGTHSSLKGDSRALATVTAIIDGTGSMGAALGPLLTGFLSSKGWDAVFIMLVVGALSAGLLLSRLVLSELSEKFSKRLAFEQHNSEDSASQPLLRERR; encoded by the exons atggCAGAGAATAATGAAACAATGAATGCAAACCCACCTGGGATTTTGCTGATTAGAAGCATTAGAAGGAAAGATTGGAGTTTAAAAACGTATAAATATGTAGTTTTGTTGATCACATTCATAGCTTATACATCTTACCATGCTTCGAGAAAACCTAGTAGTATTGTGAAGAGTGTTTTACATCCACACCCGTTTCTTAACGAAACGGTTACAAATCCATGGCCTATTGGTCCGCTTTTCGTAAAGAGGGAATTTTTGGGTTCTATTGATTTGGGTAAATCAAAAAAGAAAGGTTGGGAACCATTTAATGGAGAGGATGGAACGTCGAAATTGGGGGAAATTGATGTTGCGTTTCTAGCGTGTTATTCTATGGGAATGTATGTAGCTGGACATTTAGGGGATTCATTGGATTTAAGGCTGTTTTTGGCTACTGGGATGATTGGAAGTGGTATTTTTGTAGGGTTATTTGGGATGGGTTATTTTTGGAATATACATGCTTTTTGGTTTTACTTGGTTATGCAAATGGTTGCTGGGTTGTTTCAAGCTACTGGGTGGCCttctgttgttgctgttattggaAATTGGTTTGGTAAAAGGAAAAGGGGATTGATTATGGGTGTTTGGAATGCTCATACCTCTGTTGGGAATATTAGTGGATCTCTTATGGCTGCTGCTGTTTTAGAATATGGATGGGGTTGGTCTTTTATTGTTCCAGgagcatttatatttttagCGGGGATAATGGTGTACTTGTTATTGCCTGCATATCCAGAAGATGTTGGGTTTCCTTGTCCTAATCAGCCGTATGTCGATGATCCGTCCAAGAATAACGATGAAGAAGCTCAGACAGTGAAAGAAAATATGGCTGTAAATGCACAGTTTAATGTCCCTCGGGTTGGTTCGAATAGGACAAGTGTTGGTCTTTGTGATGCTTGTCTCATACCAGGAGTGATTCCATTTGCACTGTGCCTTTTCTTCTCAAAGTTGGTGGCATACACATTTTTGTACTGGTTGCCATTTTACCTTAGTCAAACAG CTATAGGGGGAGAGTATGTTTCAGTGAAATCTGCTGGGAATCTCTCTGCTTTGTTTGATGTTGGAGGTATAGTTGGTGGAATTCTAGCTGGACATTTATCTGACAAGCTTGATGCTCGTGCTACTACGGCAGCCAGCTTCATGTATGCAGCGATTCCTTCTATGCTTCTGTATCGCAAATATGGAGGCACGTCAAGGTTCATGAACATTTTGCTCATGATGATTGCTGGCTTGTTTGTTAATGGGCCTTATGCGCTTATAACAACTGCAGTATCAGCAGATTTGGGTACTCACAGCTCTTTGAAAGGAGATTCACGAGCACTTGCAACAGTGACTGCCATTATTGATGGTACTGGATCCATGGGTGCTGCTTTAGGTCCTCTTTTGACGGGTTTTCTTTCATCAAAAGGATGGGATGCAGTTTTTATAATGCTTGTTGTTGGTGCACTTAGTGCTGGTCTTCTTCTATCTCGTTTGGTTCTTTCTGAACTTAGTGAGAAGTTCTCTAAACGCCTAGCCTTTGAGCAACACAATAGCGAAG ATTCTGCATCTCAACCCCTTCTAAGAGAGCGAAGATGA
- the LOC107021350 gene encoding uncharacterized protein LOC107021350 isoform X3, which yields MKIEDFWKPKEGEPKNSSAIPMLNQVMTATRGATDAFSGVGRHVNNSLKKVGAKGIEAGVGCGVGFGHGFGVGLAVKRGVVERIQSYVIQATTKLLMKSGMSPGLSIGQGILPPSLQAGMKTVSEASIQNPLGIANPLEMKVPHSSSPDLTDRNTNSLSSNENDTSRANVGSSDASYISRTEKVISNFLQSPLVKGEDSTTNELSERLGSVNNLVHMVLKHQQAIDELMQENEKLREILVKDLKVSPSKLQTSYSSGSKYPNTECFECRKKQRRRQ from the exons atgaaGATTGAAGATTTTTGGAAACCTAAAGAAGGGGAACCCAAAAATTCAA GTGCAATACCTATGCTAAATCAAGTTATGACTGCCACTAGAGGCGCAACGGATGCGTTTTCCGGAGTTGGAAGACATGTTAATAATTCT TTGAAAAAGGTGGGGGCAAAAGGCATTGAAGCCGGCGTCGGATGTGGAGTAGGTTTTGGACATGGTTTTGGAGTCG GCCTTGCTGTGAAGCGCGGAGTGGTGGAGCGGATTCAGTCGTATGTAATT CAAGCCACGACAAAATTATTGATGAAGTCTGGAATGTCTCCCGGCTTATCTATTGGTCAAGGCATCCTTCCACCATCCTTGCAAGCTGGGATGAAAACAGTCAGTGAAGCCTCTATTCAGAACCCACTGGGAATTGCCAATCCACTTGAAATGAAGGTTCCACATAGTTCTTCTCCAGACTTGACAGATAGGAACACAAATTCTCTCTCTTCTAATGAAAATGACACTTCAAGAGCTAATGTCGGCTCTTCAGATGCATCATATATCAGCCGGACAGAGAAGGTTATTAGCAATTTTCTGCAGAGTCCACTAGTGAAAGGCGAAGACAGTACAACAAATGAGCTG TCTGAGCGTTTGGGATCTGTGAACAACCTTGTTCATATG GTGTTGAAACACCAGCAAGCAATTGATGAGCTCATGCAGGAAAATGAAAAGCTACGCGAGATACTGGTGAAAGACTTGAAAGTCTCGCCCAGTAAACTCCAAACCAGCTACTCTAGTGGAAGTAAGTATCCAAATACTGAATGTTTCGAGTGCCGTAAAAAACAAAGGAGAAGACAATGA